The region GGCTGGAAGAGTGCCAGCAACAGGCAGGTCCCCTTCGGCTGGCCAGGTTGTATTCAGTGTCGTGCATCCAGGGATGGCTTCACCCCAGCTGAGCTCACTGTCCAAGCTGGAAGGGTTATGGCACATGGCAGTGGTCTATCTCACCCCACTTGATATGCTGCCACTGCTGGGCATGGGCTCACTGATGCTCGGTGTTCTGGCACCACTCATCCTTCCCTGGGATGAAAACGCCCCTTCCCTCATCTCACGTGGCCTCTGCAGGCAAACCTTCCCCTTAACAGCATCTCTAATGTCCCTAGGAGGCTCCAAGCTCACATCAATGCTGATATATTCCCAGGTGTTGCTCCCAGAGGCTTCGGACTTGTCACCTTGCTGCCCTGGGCTCCTCTGAGAGGGAGtctggctggggaggtgggggccTGATGGTGCAGCAGGTGTTTGGAGACCTGTCTCTCTGGCTCCTTGGCTGCTGTTTCAACCAGGAGAGCTCAAGGAAGGAGCCGTGATTGTGCTCCGTGCTCACACAGCACAGCTTGAGGGAGGCTGGGGCAGTGCCGCtagaaagaagaggcagaaaggtcCAGAAAACCTGGGTATCATCTGGGCTTCCCGGAGCCATGGAGTTTACCCAGGAGTCCTGACTCGTGTCCTTCCTCACTCTAACAGTTGGACTCCACAACCCTCAGACAGAAGATCAAGCATCTAATTGTCGCCCTTGCTGTAAATACAGATGTTGTCCTTGGGGCGGATGGATCAGGGACCTAGCCTGGGCATGAGGAGGAGTGGCAGCAGCAGGGGCCTAGTGGGGCGCTTCACAAGGTGCAGGGCAGGACAGATGTGTTGCAGGGTGACCACCAAGGTGATGTTGTGTTTCAGGGAGTCCCTGACCCACCATGACATTCAAACAAGCATCCATGATGGCTCCAGAGGCCGTGGCCACCACGATGCCCATGGCGACAATGGAGAATACCACTGAGGCCGCTGGCCCAGGCGAGAGCAAAGAGGATATGTTCGCCAAGCTGAGGGAGAAGTTCATGAATGAGCTGAACAAGATTCCCTGTGAGTAGCTGGCTCCTTTTCTAGGAGCAGCAGGTGGGACAAGGCAGTGGGGTGCCTCTCGTGGGGAGGGAGCTGTGAGGCTGACCGCAGCACTGGGTTTTGTCCACAGTGCCCTCTTGGGCCCTCATTGCCATCGCTGTGGTAGCTGGGCTGCTTATCCTTACCTGTTGCTTCTGCATCTGCAAGAAGTGCTGctgcaagaagaagaagaacaagaaggAGAAGGGCAAAGGCATGAAGAACGCAATGAATATGAAGGACATGAAATCAGGGAATCAGGTAATGCCCTTCTTGACTACTCGACTGCATATCACACTGGTGGTTTTAGAACCATCCTTCCAGTTGAATTATAAGCCACATCATTAAATCATTTACTGTtcaggcagcagagcagggtAGGGCCCCCAGGGTCTCCAGGATGGAGCAATGCAAGTGTTTTAGCTAAGACAGCAGCACCAAGAGGTGCAGCTTGACTTAAGGAAAGAGCCCAACTGTCCCTGCAAAAGGAGTTGCTTGCAGATGTAGTGTGGCCCTCCTACATCATGGTGCACGAAGCActccttcagtgcctttggcTGCCAGGGTTGTAGCTTTCCTAGCAAGCATTTCTTTCTATCCAAATGCAGGTAGCTCCCTGTCTGCATGTGGAGTGGgatgctgggtggggggggggcaagagACAACTTGGACCGAAGGGTGAAGATGGCTCTGGAAGCAGCCCAGCTTTCTTTGGTGTGCTGCCAGTGAGCAGTGGCTGCTCCCAGCACCACAGGGATGAAGGCCAGAAGGGAACATGGTCGGCCTTTGCCCCATCTCTCGTAACGTGAGGTGACAGTGCCagccctcccttctcttcccccagctAGCAGGAAAGTATGGGTCATTTCAGCAACCTGCCCATTAACTGTGATCGCCTCCTGGTTtgaggctcctgctgctgctatgCTCTCGCCTCTTTCAATTCCCAATGGCCCAGCATGGGACCGGATTCTGACTGGACTGGACTGGCCAACTGCTTCATCTGAATCAGCAATAGTTAATTTAATGCCTTTGTGTCTCCCCCACCTTGGGACTCGGAGTAATTCTTGCATTTCACGAAGCTGAGCCAAGCACTGCTTttaagagagagaggaggacCACCAGGCCAAATATCCCACTCTGTTTTGGCATCCCAAAAAAGCTAACACTCAAAAGgcatgtgctgctctgcagagcagagctgggactgtttcctTGTCACAGAGAAgcgaggagcagcagctggaaggaggCTTTGGTGCCATCAGGTTTGGGGCAATCCTGGCTATTTCAATTCATCAGCTTAGTGCAGGGCCATTTGAAGAGTACAGAGGTTTTTGGGAGACTGTACCTGCTGATTAGAGCCACAGAGGATGATGTGGGCACCATAGGCATCCAGGTGGGCCAGAGAGGTAAGTGTTGAGTAGAGACACTGTGAAGAGTCTTCCTCCACCAGACTTGCCCATCCGCACCCCTCCACAGCAGCAGGGGATACAGGGGTGCTTCCCGAAAGGAGGAAGAGATGCTGTTTCCTGTCTTACCCTGATCTCTTCTGGGGCTCAACAGGCCCATACGAAACAGGTAGCAGAAGCCAAAAGCCCAATTCCTGACCTTGACATGCATCACTGTGTCCCATGGCAGACAGCCCGCTACCACCCCTGGTGCTAGCTGCTGTCGATGTTGTCTGTAATGTCGTTCTCTTCCCTTGTGCTCTCGTTGCCCACCCTCTGTgttgttctgttttctctctgtcctGGGATGCTGTTCACGGTAGGTGCCATGCTGAACCTCACTTCTCTATTGGCTCCTTTCAGGGTGGGATTGGGGACCCACTGCCTACCTCTGAAGGCATGTCAAAGCACTAAGGAGCTGAGCAGCTCCCACTGGTGGCCCACAGCTTGGAAAGGCTGCCAGCCCTAAATGCATCCTGGCGTCTGGTCTGCGAGTGTAAAGAGGAAAATTTGCTGAAGTGGGCTCCTTTGCTTGTCTGCTTTTTGACAGTTTGTTGGCATATGGCTGCTCCATGCTACCATCCTGACTGTGCTGCTTATCAGCCTGGTGGAGAGAGATGGCCTTCTCTCAGATATAGGAGAATTAGGTTGCAGCTGTACTATTAAGTTAACAATGCCTGGAAATGGCCCTGCTAAGCTATTAGCACAGGCTGTAGCTCTCTCCCAAGCACAggttgggttgggggggggggggctaacgTGTCCCTGCAACCATTTGCAATAGGTTGTTTGCATGCAGCTGCCCCatgcaagcagcaaacctccctgGCTGGAGCTGACCCCAAACTCCTGGCACCCTGAGGCATCCCTGTGGCCTCATGCTTTACAGCATCTGTCTGGCTGTGGGCAGAACCAGTGCCACCTCGGGCTGCTACATTGGTGCTTTATTTCCTGGGGGGGTCTCCTTTTCCCTCATGAGGAGGACCCAGGGCCTCTCCTTGCTGTGGCTGCTGAGATGCCAATAGGGCCAGGCAGGCTGGAGGTACCCAtgtatctccctccctctctctggcATGGGTGTTGGGATGGGGATGCTGGGCTGTGACCCTCCAGGTGAGGGGCAGCCATTCTGTAGCTACTGGCTGAGCTGGGCACTGCTGCTGCCGTTGTAGGATCAACAGGATGATGATGATGCAGAAATGGGCCTGACAGaaggggaaggtgaggaggaggagaaggagccgGAGAACCTAGGCAAGCTGCAGTTCTCACTGGACTACGATTTCCAGGCAAACCAGGTGATGAAGGGGCTGGGGCTTGCTTAAGGAAATGCAGGAGTGGGGTTTGCCTGACGGGGGGAAGATTTGGAAAGGCGAAATCTCCCTGTCCCATCTCGGTGCTGCCTCATGGGATGCCCTGCCCTGTTATGCCGGAGGCGAGTATCCAGGACCTGACATGGGGTCAAGGACTTCAGCGCATAGCTGGGCTGTCTCACTGaaaactcccctcttccttcccagctgACAGTGGGGATCCTCCAAGCCGCTGAACTGCCAGCTCTGGACATGGGTGGCACCTCAGACCCGTACGTCAAGGTGTTCCTACTTCCTgacaagaagaagaaatatgagaCCAAAGTGCAAAAGAAGACGCTCAACCCTGCCTTCAATGAGACCTTCACCTTCAAGGTGAGCCCCTTTGTTTCCCACAACATGGGACTGTGTCTCCCACTCCATTCTCCCCTTGTTTGTTGGCCCTTCCTGTTAAGAGTGGGTGCTCCCTGGCCTGGGCTCCTCTGAGCCCATTGCCACCCTGGTGGCCCTTTTCGTGCAGGTCCCCTACCAGGAGCTGGGCGGGAAGACACTGGTGATGGCCATCTATGACTTCGATCGCTTCTCCAAGCATGACATCATTGGTGAAGTGAAAGTGCCCATGAACACAGTGGACCTGGGCCAGCCCATTGAGGAGTGGCGGGACCTGCAGAGTggtgagaaggaggaggtgagagTTGAGCCAGTGTTAGGCCCTCAGCCAGCTCACACCCTtgccctgcagagctgagctgtgggGTGGCCCTGGCCACTGGGTGAACCCTGCTTTCTGGGCCATTCCACAGTTCTCAGGATTGCACTAGCTGCAGGGTCCCACCTGAATGCCAGGGTATTTCAGTGCCAAGCCCTGGGCAGGATCCGGCCCTGTTGGTCCTTTGTGCAGAagcctttctttaagaaaaatgaagagtaTCAATGTCTAGGTGCTGTGCTGGGACTGGCCTGTCCCAGAAACGAGTAATCA is a window of Struthio camelus isolate bStrCam1 chromosome 24, bStrCam1.hap1, whole genome shotgun sequence DNA encoding:
- the SYT2 gene encoding synaptotagmin-2 isoform X1; protein product: MTFKQASMMAPEAVATTMPMATMENTTEAAGPGESKEDMFAKLREKFMNELNKIPLPSWALIAIAVVAGLLILTCCFCICKKCCCKKKKNKKEKGKGMKNAMNMKDMKSGNQDQQDDDDAEMGLTEGEGEEEEKEPENLGKLQFSLDYDFQANQLTVGILQAAELPALDMGGTSDPYVKVFLLPDKKKKYETKVQKKTLNPAFNETFTFKVPYQELGGKTLVMAIYDFDRFSKHDIIGEVKVPMNTVDLGQPIEEWRDLQSGEKEEPEKLGDICISLRYVPTAGKLTVCILEAKNLKKMDVGGLSDPYVKIHLLQNGKRLKKKKTTVKKKTLNPYFNESFSFEIPFEQIQKVQVVITVLDYDKLGKNEAIGKIFTGCNSTGTELRHWSDMLANPRRPIAQWHSLKPEEEVDAALGKNK
- the SYT2 gene encoding synaptotagmin-2 isoform X2, which codes for MTFKQASMMAPEAVATTMPMATMENTTEAAGPGESKEDMFAKLREKFMNELNKIPLPSWALIAIAVVAGLLILTCCFCICKKCCCKKKKNKKEKGKGMKNAMNMKDMKSGNQDDDDAEMGLTEGEGEEEEKEPENLGKLQFSLDYDFQANQLTVGILQAAELPALDMGGTSDPYVKVFLLPDKKKKYETKVQKKTLNPAFNETFTFKVPYQELGGKTLVMAIYDFDRFSKHDIIGEVKVPMNTVDLGQPIEEWRDLQSGEKEEPEKLGDICISLRYVPTAGKLTVCILEAKNLKKMDVGGLSDPYVKIHLLQNGKRLKKKKTTVKKKTLNPYFNESFSFEIPFEQIQKVQVVITVLDYDKLGKNEAIGKIFTGCNSTGTELRHWSDMLANPRRPIAQWHSLKPEEEVDAALGKNK